A region from the Oncorhynchus tshawytscha isolate Ot180627B linkage group LG26, Otsh_v2.0, whole genome shotgun sequence genome encodes:
- the LOC112224932 gene encoding gastrin-releasing peptide receptor produces MSLEDSLILNPENILMFNLSRASGIETGVQEPYIWLPGIVIATVYGLLIIIGIIGNVTLMRTFIAVKSMRTVPNLFMSSLALGDLLLLVTCAPVDASRYLADEWLFGRVGCKLIPFIQLTSVGVSVFTLTALSADRYKAIVKPMDIQRSTAKISFRAAAIWLFSMTLAIPEAIFSDLHTFNIGQTNDTFVTCAPYPNAGELHPKIHSIAFFLIFYIIPLIIISVYYCLIACSLIRSASDIPVEAHLHIQKQIESRKRLAKTVLVFVVLFAVCWLPSHVIYLYRSYHYGQVDTSLGHFIASVCARVLAFINSCINPFALYLLSNSFHKQFNKQLRCCRHPQIRCNAQGTRRINMRLTSVKSTNHSLDNFSHGAHVCQEGCV; encoded by the exons ATGTCTTTGGAGGACTCCTTAATATTAAACCCCGAGAACATATTGATGTTTAACTTGTCGCGAGCATCCGGTATCGAGACAGGGGTCCAGGAGCCCTACATTTGGCTGCCCGGTATCGTTATCGCCACCGTCTACGGACTTCTAATCATTATTGGAATTATCGGTAACGTCACGCTCATGAGAACGTTTATAGCCGTTAAATCCATGCGGACGGTGCCCAACCTATTCATGTCCAGCCTCGCGCTCGGTGACCTTCTGCTGCTTGTCACGTGCGCTCCGGTGGACGCAAGTCGGTACCTCGCTGACGAGTGGCTCTTCGGTCGGGTGGGATGTAAACTCATCCCTTTCATCCAACTCACCTCCGTCGGGGTTTCTGTTTTCACACTCACTGCGCTCTCTGCAGATAG GTACAAGGCCATTGTCAAACCCATGGACATTCAGAGGTCCACAGCTAAGATCTCCTTCCGAgcagcagccatctggctgttcTCCATGACCCTGGCCATTCCTGAGGCGATCTTCTCCGATCTTCACACCTTTAACATCGGCCAGACCAATGACACCTTTGTGACATGTGCCCCCTACCCCAACGCCGGGGAACTGCACCCTAAGATCCACTCCATTGCCTTCTTCCTCATCTTCTACATCATTCCACTCATCATTATCTCTGTGTACTACTGCCTCATCGCATGCAGTCTGATCCGGAGCGCCTCAGACATACCCGTGGAGGCACACTTACATATCCAGAAACAG ATTGAGTCTAGGAAACGTCTGGCTAAGACAGTGCTGGTGTTTGTGGTTCTGTTCGCTGTGTGCTGGCTCCCAAGTCACGTGATCTACCTGTACCGCTCCTACCACTACGGCCAGGTggacacatccctgggtcacttcattgccagtgtgtgtgcccgCGTCCTGGCCTTCATCAACTCCTGCATCAACCCTTTCGCCCTCTACCTGCTCAGCAACAGCTTCCACAAGCAGTTCAACAAGCAGCTCCGCTGCTGCCGCCACCCACAAATCAGGTGTAACGCTCAGGGCACGAGGCGGATCAACATGCGACTGACTTCGGTCAAGAGCACCAATCACTCACTGGATAACTTCAGCCATGGGGCTCATGTTTGTCAGGAAGGCTGTGTGTAG